A portion of the Clostridium gelidum genome contains these proteins:
- a CDS encoding MATE family efflux transporter, protein MNKSKELETENVGKLLLKFSIPAVIGMLVNALYSIVDRIFVGRGVGSLALSGVAITFPITNIIMGVGMLVGAGSAALVSIKLGQKKEKDAEKIIGNAFVLTIILSSIVTILGLIFLDPILNLLGASKETLPYAKEFATIVLAGTLLQNVGFGLNPIIRSEGDPKTAMKTMLIGAVLNVIINPILIFGFGLGVRGSAFATIISQAVCSIWIFVYFTKGKSLLKLKRSNTKLEKSVVREIIAIGVSPFAMQVAASFVTIIINKSLEKHGGDLAIAAYSLIMSIALLIIMPMLGVNQGAQPIIGYNYGAKNPSRVKKALKYSIIVNTIISAVGFILVQLFPVQIIRIFNSTDTKLIEIGSNGISIFLCMFIFVGAQTACINYFQSVGKAKESMLLSLLRQVILLIPLAIILPSFFNLNGIWIAGPTSDVISSIITFIVIAFEMKKLKQLNNDNSDDKLIA, encoded by the coding sequence ATGAATAAATCAAAAGAATTAGAAACTGAGAATGTAGGAAAACTTCTATTAAAGTTTTCTATACCAGCTGTTATAGGTATGCTTGTTAATGCTTTATACAGTATTGTAGATAGAATATTTGTAGGTAGAGGTGTTGGATCTCTGGCACTTTCAGGAGTGGCAATAACATTCCCTATTACCAACATAATCATGGGTGTAGGAATGCTTGTTGGTGCTGGATCTGCTGCATTAGTTTCCATAAAATTGGGTCAGAAGAAGGAAAAGGATGCAGAAAAGATTATAGGTAATGCGTTTGTGCTTACGATTATACTTTCATCAATTGTAACTATTTTAGGACTTATATTTTTAGATCCTATATTAAATTTATTGGGTGCAAGCAAGGAAACCCTTCCTTATGCAAAGGAATTTGCTACTATAGTACTTGCAGGTACTTTACTTCAAAATGTTGGATTTGGTTTAAATCCTATTATCCGTTCAGAAGGTGATCCAAAGACTGCTATGAAAACCATGCTTATAGGCGCTGTACTTAACGTAATTATAAATCCCATATTAATATTTGGATTTGGACTAGGTGTAAGAGGTTCAGCCTTTGCAACTATTATTTCACAAGCTGTTTGCTCAATATGGATATTTGTGTATTTTACAAAGGGCAAAAGTCTTTTAAAACTAAAAAGATCCAATACAAAATTAGAAAAAAGTGTTGTTCGTGAAATAATAGCCATAGGTGTATCACCTTTTGCTATGCAAGTTGCCGCTAGCTTTGTTACAATTATTATTAATAAAAGTTTAGAAAAGCATGGTGGAGACCTTGCTATAGCAGCTTATTCACTTATAATGAGTATTGCCCTATTAATAATAATGCCAATGCTAGGTGTGAATCAAGGAGCCCAACCAATAATCGGATATAATTATGGTGCAAAAAATCCAAGTAGAGTTAAAAAAGCATTGAAGTATTCAATTATTGTAAATACTATTATTTCGGCAGTTGGATTTATATTAGTTCAATTATTCCCAGTTCAAATAATTAGAATTTTTAATTCTACAGACACGAAACTTATAGAGATAGGTTCAAATGGAATTTCAATTTTCCTTTGCATGTTTATATTTGTTGGAGCTCAGACAGCTTGTATCAATTACTTTCAGTCTGTAGGAAAAGCAAAAGAATCTATGCTTTTAAGTTTACTTAGGCAGGTTATATTACTTATACCACTTGCAATCATACTTCCAAGCTTCTTTAATTTGAATGGTATATGGATAGCAGGACCAACTTCAGATGTTATTTCATCAATAATAACATTTATTGTTATAGCCTTTGAAATGAAAAAATTAAAACAACTTAATAACGACAACTCTGATGATAAATTAATAGCTTAA
- the fliB gene encoding flagellin lysine-N-methylase, translated as MEKKIKMRYPRYIKEFKCIGGKCEDSCCIGWDVDIDKITFKQYYKVQDKEMKSMFQKNVHNNDNYCSPDIDYGKVKLKSGKRCPFLDEENYCIIYSKIGEEYLSNVCTSFPRITNKIDGYYEMSLDVACPEAARIILQKEEGIEFKESEETLGKHIISSDIDTKSKEFNNSPIKYFKEIRDLSIKIIKNRKFDLSQRLYMLGNFIEALEEKLEYNYGNVSKFIKEYDINSECDTYEKNELNYILQIDFFKKMVDFLNVFKNVDSLVFKEYTKQIIDGFKFEKGENINIHSKSYIKSFENYNEDFINNNSYIFENYLVNFIYNNMFPFSETESIFDGYIMLLMRYSFIRFYLVGKYLYNEQDSKENIVKFIQIFSKTIEHHKTYLVDALNHIKENEFDNMEFAKILL; from the coding sequence ATGGAGAAAAAGATAAAAATGAGATATCCGCGTTATATCAAAGAATTCAAGTGTATAGGCGGAAAGTGTGAAGATAGCTGCTGCATTGGATGGGATGTAGATATTGATAAGATTACGTTTAAGCAGTATTATAAAGTTCAAGACAAAGAAATGAAGAGTATGTTTCAAAAAAATGTTCATAATAATGATAATTATTGTAGTCCTGATATAGATTATGGAAAAGTAAAATTAAAAAGTGGAAAAAGGTGTCCTTTTTTAGATGAAGAAAATTATTGTATCATTTATTCTAAGATTGGAGAAGAATATCTTTCGAATGTCTGTACATCTTTCCCGAGAATCACAAATAAAATAGATGGATATTATGAAATGTCCCTTGATGTAGCGTGCCCGGAAGCTGCAAGAATTATTTTACAAAAAGAAGAAGGGATTGAGTTTAAGGAAAGTGAAGAAACTTTAGGAAAACACATAATATCAAGTGATATTGATACTAAATCTAAAGAATTTAATAATTCACCTATAAAGTATTTTAAAGAAATTAGAGATTTAAGTATAAAAATAATAAAAAATAGAAAATTCGATTTAAGTCAAAGACTTTATATGTTAGGCAATTTTATAGAAGCATTAGAAGAAAAACTTGAATATAATTATGGTAATGTATCTAAATTCATTAAAGAATATGATATAAATTCTGAGTGTGATACTTATGAAAAAAATGAATTAAACTATATTCTTCAAATTGATTTCTTTAAAAAGATGGTGGATTTCTTAAATGTATTTAAAAATGTGGATAGCCTGGTATTTAAGGAGTATACTAAGCAGATTATAGACGGATTCAAGTTTGAAAAAGGAGAAAACATAAATATACATTCAAAATCATACATAAAATCATTTGAAAATTATAATGAAGATTTTATAAATAATAATAGCTATATTTTTGAAAATTATTTAGTAAACTTTATATATAACAACATGTTTCCGTTTTCTGAAACAGAATCCATATTTGATGGATATATTATGCTTTTAATGAGATATTCATTTATTAGATTTTATTTAGTTGGGAAATATTTATATAATGAACAGGACTCAAAAGAAAATATAGTTAAGTTTATACAAATTTTCTCAAAGACTATAGAACATCACAAAACCTACTTAGTGGATGCTCTAAATCATATAAAAGAAAACGAATTTGATAATATGGAATTTGCTAAAATACTTTTATAG
- a CDS encoding sensor histidine kinase, translated as MKQSIRGRLSIIIIFCAVVAVLLSAVIINVTITNTFNKYMEDIQSKRNTRLVEYFEQVYKRDGKWDKTSGEEMMHEAYMNNYCLTLLDENEKIVWGMNHNDIKDKSYTMMHSGTEEGVYTSNTFDINVNGKTVGQILVGQYGPVLLSKEDISFKTEINKGILFSGVLTLAIVAIISLILSKQFSKPIKEVSNTSVNLSRGNYDSRSNIKSNIMEITNLTQSINSLGEKLNSQDLLRKRLISDISHEIRTPLNVLQNNLEAMIDGIIPVTQDKLNNLNDEVIRFGKLLNNLDALKQIESDEIPIDLGLVHIDKLISAVINDFSIEATEKNIKLIINEEENKNFIVLGDYDKLKQVFINLISNGIKFTNDGKVWINLDSDINSVIIQIKDSGIGIKKEDLPFIFERMYRTDKSRYKVDGTGIGLTLVKRILTLHDATIDVESKENKGTTFTVRIRKNSKII; from the coding sequence ATGAAGCAAAGTATTAGAGGACGTTTAAGTATAATCATAATATTTTGTGCAGTAGTTGCTGTACTTTTGTCTGCTGTAATAATTAATGTAACTATAACCAATACTTTCAATAAATATATGGAAGATATACAAAGTAAAAGAAATACAAGGTTGGTAGAATATTTCGAGCAAGTTTATAAAAGGGATGGAAAGTGGGATAAAACCTCAGGAGAAGAGATGATGCATGAAGCATATATGAATAACTATTGTTTAACTCTTTTAGATGAAAACGAGAAAATTGTATGGGGAATGAATCATAATGACATAAAAGATAAAAGTTATACAATGATGCATAGTGGTACTGAAGAAGGAGTTTATACTAGTAATACTTTTGATATAAATGTAAATGGTAAAACAGTGGGTCAAATTCTAGTTGGCCAGTATGGACCAGTTTTACTTTCAAAGGAAGATATAAGTTTTAAGACAGAGATTAATAAGGGTATTCTATTTAGTGGTGTATTAACACTCGCAATAGTAGCAATAATAAGTTTGATTTTATCAAAGCAATTTTCTAAGCCTATAAAAGAAGTTTCAAATACTTCTGTAAATTTATCAAGGGGAAATTATGATTCTAGATCAAATATAAAAAGCAACATTATGGAAATTACAAATTTAACACAGAGTATAAATTCTTTAGGTGAAAAACTAAACAGTCAAGATTTACTTAGAAAAAGGCTAATTTCAGATATATCTCATGAAATAAGAACTCCCCTTAATGTATTGCAAAATAATTTAGAAGCAATGATAGATGGGATAATACCAGTAACTCAGGATAAACTTAATAACTTAAATGATGAAGTAATAAGGTTTGGTAAGCTTTTAAATAATTTAGATGCATTAAAACAAATAGAATCAGATGAAATACCTATTGATTTAGGACTAGTTCATATAGATAAACTTATTTCAGCAGTAATTAACGATTTTTCTATTGAAGCTACTGAGAAAAATATAAAATTAATTATTAATGAAGAAGAAAATAAGAATTTTATAGTATTAGGTGATTATGATAAATTAAAACAAGTATTTATAAATCTTATATCTAACGGAATTAAATTTACTAATGATGGAAAAGTATGGATTAATCTTGATAGTGATATAAATTCTGTTATTATTCAAATTAAAGATAGTGGTATTGGTATAAAAAAAGAAGATTTACCTTTTATATTTGAAAGAATGTACCGCACCGATAAAAGTAGATATAAAGTAGATGGTACTGGGATAGGGCTCACTCTTGTAAAGAGAATACTAACGCTACATGATGCAACTATTGATGTAGAAAGTAAGGAAAACAAGGGAACTACATTTACAGTACGTATACGTAAAAATAGTAAAATTATATAG
- a CDS encoding HD domain-containing phosphohydrolase — protein MHIKIRSIKIQTRLIVSFLLLSFIPLAITSLISYRKSSDAIESKINTYSVQLMADVGRNLQTELTFKESLCEELGMSEEIQKDLIGYDKQNSVEKYKIEDQIKSGFIKKMRLSAFNASSNITSINIITGNNSIMGVGQNNYNSNQLMDIYNESKDKGYNYRILKDLNGNFEVSIDSIVKNHVNGERIGTLILTLKSSYISNVCNELQIGDNGEILIMDSKGTIVSSSNESKIPINEVYLEKKLIENIIHNNEVKNYSFSMDILGEKKLVAYNKIENCDWFIISTIPYTYLQADSKTLMWNIVIIGVLCSVFAVPISIVISFSISKPLNKLENLMNKVKMGNLDIELVDNNSDEIAKISKGFNDMISSIRDLIKDNFETQKEIIYKLGALTEARSQETGNHIRRVAHYSRLIALKYGTTEEEADILKIASTLHDVGKVSIPDNILLKPGKLTPEEFEIMKTHTVVGHEILCNSNKPILEIASNIALEHHERYDGTGYPKGISGDNIGLYSRIVSLTDVFDALATERVYKKKWELSQIVEYIKEQRGKQFDPKIVDIFLDNINEIKRIQAELED, from the coding sequence ATGCATATAAAAATAAGAAGCATTAAAATTCAGACAAGACTTATAGTCTCATTTTTATTGCTATCATTTATCCCATTAGCTATTACAAGCTTAATAAGTTATAGGAAATCAAGTGATGCTATAGAGAGCAAGATTAACACCTATTCAGTTCAATTAATGGCTGATGTTGGGAGAAACTTACAAACTGAATTGACGTTTAAAGAAAGTTTATGTGAAGAACTTGGGATGAGTGAAGAAATACAAAAGGATTTAATTGGTTATGATAAACAAAATAGTGTTGAAAAGTATAAAATTGAAGATCAAATTAAGTCCGGATTTATAAAAAAAATGAGGCTTTCAGCATTTAATGCTTCTTCGAATATAACTAGTATAAATATTATTACTGGTAATAATTCAATAATGGGAGTCGGTCAAAATAACTATAACTCAAATCAACTTATGGATATTTACAATGAATCTAAAGATAAAGGATACAATTATAGAATTCTTAAGGATTTAAATGGAAATTTTGAAGTTTCAATTGATAGTATTGTAAAAAATCATGTTAATGGTGAAAGAATTGGAACATTAATATTAACATTAAAAAGTTCATATATTTCAAATGTTTGTAATGAATTGCAAATTGGAGATAATGGAGAAATTTTAATTATGGATTCAAAAGGTACAATAGTATCCAGTAGTAATGAATCAAAAATACCAATAAATGAAGTCTATTTAGAGAAAAAGCTAATAGAAAATATTATACACAATAATGAAGTGAAAAACTATAGCTTTTCAATGGATATATTGGGTGAAAAAAAATTGGTAGCTTATAACAAAATAGAAAACTGCGATTGGTTTATTATAAGTACTATTCCATATACATATCTTCAAGCAGACTCTAAGACTCTTATGTGGAATATAGTGATTATTGGAGTATTATGTTCGGTATTTGCAGTACCTATTTCTATTGTAATTTCATTTAGTATATCAAAGCCATTAAATAAACTAGAGAATCTTATGAACAAAGTTAAAATGGGAAATCTTGATATTGAACTTGTAGATAACAATAGCGACGAGATTGCTAAAATTTCTAAAGGCTTTAATGATATGATTTCAAGTATAAGGGATCTTATTAAAGATAACTTTGAGACTCAAAAAGAAATAATATATAAGCTTGGAGCACTTACAGAAGCCCGTTCGCAAGAAACTGGTAATCATATTAGAAGAGTTGCTCATTACTCTAGACTTATTGCACTGAAATATGGTACTACTGAAGAGGAGGCTGATATTTTAAAAATCGCTTCTACTTTGCATGATGTTGGTAAAGTATCAATTCCAGACAATATATTGTTAAAGCCAGGTAAGCTAACTCCAGAAGAATTTGAAATCATGAAAACCCATACTGTTGTAGGACATGAGATACTATGCAATTCCAATAAGCCGATTTTGGAAATTGCCTCAAACATTGCTTTAGAACATCATGAAAGATATGATGGTACAGGTTATCCAAAGGGAATAAGTGGGGATAATATTGGGCTTTATAGTAGAATTGTTTCTTTAACTGATGTATTTGATGCATTAGCAACAGAGCGTGTTTATAAGAAGAAATGGGAATTATCTCAAATAGTAGAGTATATTAAGGAGCAGAGAGGAAAGCAATTTGATCCTAAAATAGTGGATATATTTTTAGATAATATTAATGAAATTAAAAGAATACAAGCTGAATTAGAGGATTAA
- a CDS encoding SIMPL domain-containing protein — MDILRDSDNYKSDDYTSGKNHNRLKVFGKGSVSVKPDAAEVVIGIITENIKLQAAQEENANTTQQVINSIKAIGVLPKYIQTQNYNIRPTYDYIDGKQILRGYEVSNNLKILIRNIDFVGEIIDIAVKNGANTVSGISLIVSDQTKYYYEALRLAAIDAQKKASVMANELNVKLNIIPIQIIEQDKGNITPITGMTFKYESGATPIEAGENKITADIEAVFIYI, encoded by the coding sequence ATGGATATATTAAGAGATAGTGATAACTATAAATCAGATGATTATACCAGTGGGAAAAATCATAATAGATTAAAAGTTTTTGGAAAAGGTTCAGTAAGTGTGAAACCAGATGCAGCAGAAGTGGTAATTGGAATTATAACAGAAAATATAAAATTACAAGCTGCACAAGAAGAAAATGCAAATACGACTCAACAAGTTATAAATAGTATAAAGGCAATAGGAGTATTGCCTAAATATATACAAACTCAAAATTATAATATTAGACCTACTTATGATTATATTGATGGAAAACAAATTCTTAGAGGTTATGAAGTAAGTAATAATTTAAAAATTCTTATCAGAAATATTGATTTTGTAGGTGAAATAATTGATATTGCTGTAAAAAATGGTGCCAATACTGTAAGTGGTATTAGTTTGATTGTTTCAGATCAAACTAAATATTATTATGAAGCACTAAGGTTGGCGGCTATAGATGCTCAGAAGAAAGCCAGTGTTATGGCTAATGAACTTAATGTAAAGTTAAATATTATACCAATACAAATAATAGAACAGGATAAAGGGAATATAACACCAATAACAGGGATGACTTTTAAATATGAAAGTGGAGCTACACCTATTGAAGCTGGAGAAAATAAAATAACTGCAGACATTGAAGCTGTATTTATATATATTTAA
- a CDS encoding ABC transporter substrate-binding protein: MNNKKSFCSICCQIFFALFLCSCGNSLDNKMDNVSSKNDDKKQIYIPIIAKGLQQQYWQSVKMGAEKAAKDYNVRITFEAPEGDASINKQIEIIDSALGKKPAAIILAAGDRKSVIPQLEKAKAANIAVIIFDADVDSNIPITTVATGNAAASSAAADKLATAIGQEGEVAVICHDPDSVSSTGTERCDGFVNRIKDEYPKIKIIDVEYGASEHEISQKFTEKIIEKYPDIKGIFATNEGATYGLINGVIEKNKVGKITIVGFDAGKMQKDAVRSGIMLGAISQNPVQMGYKAVEAAYEVSNGEKIQSIIDTGYIWYDKTNIDNEDMKPLLYD; the protein is encoded by the coding sequence ATGAACAATAAAAAAAGTTTTTGTAGTATTTGTTGTCAAATATTTTTTGCATTATTTTTATGCAGTTGTGGAAATTCACTGGACAACAAAATGGATAATGTGTCTTCGAAAAATGATGACAAAAAACAAATATATATTCCAATTATAGCAAAGGGGTTGCAACAACAGTATTGGCAATCAGTTAAGATGGGAGCAGAAAAAGCAGCGAAGGACTATAATGTTAGAATAACATTCGAAGCTCCGGAAGGTGATGCTTCTATCAATAAGCAAATTGAAATAATTGATTCAGCTTTAGGCAAGAAACCAGCTGCTATTATTTTGGCAGCTGGTGATAGAAAATCAGTTATTCCTCAACTTGAGAAGGCTAAAGCTGCTAATATTGCTGTTATCATATTTGACGCCGATGTAGATAGTAATATTCCGATTACTACTGTAGCTACGGGCAATGCGGCGGCTTCAAGTGCAGCAGCAGATAAATTGGCTACAGCTATAGGTCAAGAAGGGGAAGTTGCAGTTATATGTCATGATCCAGATTCGGTAAGTAGTACAGGCACGGAACGTTGTGATGGTTTTGTGAATAGAATAAAAGATGAATATCCAAAAATAAAAATTATAGATGTTGAGTATGGCGCAAGTGAACATGAGATTTCTCAAAAGTTTACTGAGAAAATTATTGAGAAATATCCAGATATAAAGGGGATATTTGCAACAAATGAAGGAGCAACATATGGCCTGATTAATGGTGTAATTGAAAAAAATAAAGTAGGAAAGATTACAATTGTTGGTTTTGATGCTGGAAAGATGCAAAAAGATGCTGTAAGAAGTGGAATAATGCTTGGTGCAATTAGTCAGAATCCTGTACAAATGGGGTACAAAGCGGTTGAAGCAGCATATGAGGTTTCAAATGGAGAAAAGATACAAAGTATCATAGACACAGGATATATATGGTATGACAAAACTAATATTGATAATGAAGATATGAAACCTTTATTATATGATTAA
- a CDS encoding DUF6803 family protein: MNMTHYMSLLADNQPWNLIIFMAIPVICAEALTISEFFILFNKSKYGGLRTFNKVVGIFDGLFFTGIFIYLLNAAVIPLTSSGGWHGVIDVLAVGFYLSGVIFLLPISLMELGIIFKKKTAEEKTKIHFILISGFLVVAHVAMIFGMVNPELISNMSNMPNM; the protein is encoded by the coding sequence ATGAATATGACTCATTATATGTCACTACTTGCAGACAATCAACCTTGGAATCTGATTATTTTTATGGCTATACCAGTTATTTGTGCAGAAGCTCTGACAATCTCAGAATTCTTTATATTATTTAACAAAAGTAAATATGGTGGATTAAGAACATTCAATAAAGTTGTTGGAATTTTTGATGGATTATTCTTCACGGGTATTTTTATTTATCTATTGAATGCAGCAGTTATTCCATTAACTAGTTCTGGAGGATGGCATGGTGTAATAGATGTATTAGCCGTTGGTTTCTATTTATCCGGAGTGATATTTCTTCTTCCAATATCTTTAATGGAGCTTGGAATAATATTTAAGAAGAAAACAGCAGAGGAAAAAACAAAAATTCACTTTATTCTTATTAGTGGATTTCTAGTTGTAGCTCATGTTGCAATGATTTTTGGTATGGTAAATCCTGAACTTATAAGTAATATGTCAAACATGCCTAACATGTAA
- a CDS encoding DUF346 domain-containing protein yields the protein MHNKENLYCPYCMQQNVCPFFYEQMRKFNNSDHDDETRGDDELQHFDLFSEESYLNNTRAPEQDVTRIYTILNNQQPQLFREMQRIIENYVRTAISFTLDESPKYGGNINQRINTIYNNFRRRYDTIFSVLSASGLPNSVVRRTFRDIIEFTLRNSTVPPFPVPPQPGPQPQPEPGDEWSQWEDLGGVLKFSPAVSSWAPNRLDVFVTGTDSALYHKYWNGSRWSEYENLGGILTSAPAAVSWGNNRIDIFGRGTTNSMYHKYFDGSNFSEWEDLGGVLTSAPTVSSWAPNRLDTFVRGTDNALYHKWWNGSTWSDFENLGGNLTSAPAAVSWGNNRIDVFVRGQGNRLYHKWWDGSNWSDFEDLGGNIASAPAVSSRATNRLEVFARNPNNQLITRSWNGSRWSNWQTIGGTFTLDPAAVSWGPRRTDVFVKGSNNALWHIWRD from the coding sequence ATGCATAATAAAGAAAACTTGTACTGCCCTTATTGCATGCAACAAAATGTTTGTCCGTTTTTTTATGAACAAATGAGGAAATTCAATAACTCTGACCATGACGATGAAACTAGAGGTGATGATGAGCTGCAACATTTTGACTTATTTTCTGAAGAATCTTACTTAAACAATACCAGAGCACCAGAACAGGATGTAACTAGAATATATACAATACTTAATAACCAACAACCACAGCTATTTAGAGAAATGCAAAGAATAATTGAAAATTACGTCAGAACAGCAATTTCATTTACTTTAGATGAATCGCCAAAGTATGGAGGAAATATAAATCAAAGAATAAATACAATTTATAACAATTTTAGAAGAAGATATGACACGATTTTTTCTGTCCTTAGTGCTTCCGGTTTACCTAACAGCGTGGTTAGGCGTACTTTTAGAGATATAATAGAATTTACTCTTAGAAATAGTACAGTTCCACCGTTTCCAGTTCCGCCACAACCGGGACCTCAGCCACAACCTGAACCAGGTGACGAGTGGAGTCAATGGGAGGATCTTGGTGGAGTGTTAAAGTTTTCTCCAGCAGTTTCTTCTTGGGCACCAAACAGGCTTGATGTTTTTGTAACAGGCACAGATAGTGCGTTATATCATAAATATTGGAATGGTTCACGTTGGAGTGAATATGAAAACCTTGGTGGCATTCTAACCTCTGCACCTGCTGCTGTTTCTTGGGGAAATAATAGAATTGATATTTTTGGTAGAGGCACAACTAACTCCATGTATCATAAATACTTCGATGGCTCTAACTTTAGTGAATGGGAAGATCTTGGTGGAGTATTAACTTCTGCACCAACAGTTTCTTCTTGGGCACCAAACAGACTTGATACATTTGTTCGTGGAACTGACAATGCCCTTTATCATAAGTGGTGGAATGGTTCCACCTGGAGTGACTTTGAGAATCTTGGTGGAAACTTAACATCTGCTCCTGCTGCTGTTTCTTGGGGAAATAATAGAATAGACGTATTTGTTCGTGGTCAAGGAAATCGTCTATATCACAAGTGGTGGGATGGCTCTAACTGGAGCGATTTTGAAGATCTTGGGGGCAATATAGCATCAGCACCAGCAGTATCATCTAGAGCTACAAATAGACTTGAAGTATTTGCAAGAAATCCAAATAACCAGTTAATAACTAGGTCTTGGAACGGATCGCGGTGGAGTAACTGGCAAACTATTGGGGGGACATTTACTTTAGATCCAGCAGCGGTATCGTGGGGACCTCGTAGAACTGATGTATTTGTTAAAGGGTCAAATAATGCTTTATGGCATATTTGGAGAGATTAA
- a CDS encoding response regulator transcription factor: protein MNNILIIEDEKSVSEILKAYLEKEGYGVYCTESGLDGIEIFRKEKIDLVILDLMLPDIDGEEVCKILRRISDVYIFMLTAKSTLSDKIEGLNIGADEYLTKPLSPRELTARVNALFRRVDGGKDNVLYLDSDKLIIDIDKRIVKLNKEDVNLTPNEFDILYALASNRGKVFTREAVIERVFGIDFDGSDRIVDVHIKNLRKKIEEDSKAPRYIITVTKVGYKFGDEK, encoded by the coding sequence GTGAATAATATTTTAATAATTGAAGATGAAAAAAGTGTATCGGAAATTTTAAAAGCATATCTTGAAAAAGAAGGATATGGAGTTTACTGTACTGAGAGTGGATTAGATGGAATAGAAATATTTAGAAAAGAAAAAATTGATCTTGTGATTTTAGATTTGATGCTTCCTGATATTGATGGCGAAGAAGTTTGCAAAATCCTTAGAAGAATATCAGATGTATATATTTTTATGTTAACTGCTAAGAGTACACTAAGTGATAAAATTGAAGGTTTAAATATTGGTGCTGATGAATATCTAACAAAACCTTTAAGTCCAAGAGAGCTAACTGCTCGTGTAAATGCTTTGTTTAGAAGAGTAGATGGAGGAAAAGATAATGTTCTTTATCTTGATAGTGATAAGTTAATAATTGATATTGATAAGAGGATTGTTAAGTTAAATAAAGAAGACGTGAATTTAACTCCAAATGAATTTGATATATTATATGCTTTAGCTTCAAATAGAGGTAAAGTATTTACAAGAGAAGCTGTAATAGAAAGAGTTTTTGGTATTGATTTTGATGGTTCAGATAGAATCGTTGATGTTCATATTAAGAATTTACGTAAGAAGATTGAAGAAGATAGTAAGGCTCCAAGATACATTATTACTGTTACAAAAGTTGGGTATAAATTTGGTGATGAAAAATGA